The genomic stretch attttaatccgaaatgacaccggaacacaaaagtcgggagaaggaaaactagccgcaaattggaaagggccctataaggtaacagaagtcttagggacaggctactgcaaaatatccgacctagaaggcaatgagctgcccagggcctggcacgcctgtaacctgagacggtactacagctagaaaaacttaacccaaggtgtactctttttccctacaagggttttttaatgagacacccggttaagtaggatacccgacctagtcaaagggtaaacactttgtaaatattcttcttttttaaatactaatcaaatttctctattttttcttcCTCGTGATGAAGCAAATCttagaaagtaccccaccaaggcgcattaatttatgctcggcaaaacgcaaaaaatcatttgccaagagaccatacaaggtcggcaaagataaagcgacgaggttcaaattaatgtgagaagttataaagtaactctgaaatggctcgaaaagccaaataaaaagagattacaaaaataacttaaaaaaaaaaaggccgACCATACGACGAAGTCGGgaaagttataaagtaactcttgTTTGGCCCGAAAAGCCAAAAcaaaaagagattacagaaataactcaaaagaaccggccaaacgacaaagtcggacctaaccaaaaaaggaggtactcgagcacccGATGTCCGAGGAAAAAGCTcggatccaagaaagaagccttaaaacggcaaagaaccaagatttcgaaaaacgctagctaaaaagttgttatccaaagacaactaaaaagcacaaaagcgaaaacaagaagtcaaaacactagctaaaaagttgttatccaaaaacaactaaaaagcacaaaagcgaaaacaagaagtcaaaacgctagctaaaaagttgttatccaaagacaactaaaaagcacaaaagcgaaaacaagaagtcaaaacgctagctaaaaagttgttatccaaaaacaactaaaaagcacaaaagcgaaaacaagaagtcaaaacgctagctaaaaagttgttatccaaagacaactaaaaagcacaaaagcgaaaacaagaagtcaaaacgctagctaaaaagttgttatccaaaaacaactaaaaagcacaaaagcgaaaacaagaaatcaaaacgctagctaaaaagttgttatccaaagacaactaaaaagcacaaaagcgaaaacaagaagtcaaaacgctagctaaaaagttgttatccaaaaacaactaaaaagcacaaaagcgaaaacaagaagtcaaaacgctagctaaaaagttgttatccaaagacaactaaaaagcacaaaagcgaaaacaagaagtcaaaacgctagctaaaaagttgttatccaaagacaactaaaaagcaccaaagcgaaaacaagaagtcaaaacgctagctaaaaagttgttatccaaaaacaactaaagaaagcaTAAAAAGCGGAACAAGAAAAGTCAAAACGCAAAACAcggcataataagctaaaaagttactacagagtagctaaaatagcaaGAAAGTGTCCCAAAGCGTTTacagaaaacatccaaaaaagcaaaaaaggcccacaggccgggcagaAAAGCCAAAAACAAAGAgatcacagaggatcaaggaccttcccggtctccacatcaacagaaggctccGGAGGGAACatcgaaatcgggactgcatctACAGCACCATCGtcccggcttgaaacctccacaccaggcCTGTCCTCAGCCAGGGGTGAAGTCGGATTCACAACCGGtacctcggggtcggacactggagccttggggtcggacaccggagcctcatcctcggcaggagcaggaacaatcttcccctccacaaccatgttatccgtactgaataaactcagatccagatcgggagcaagaacccggacctgatccctcaaattcacaaacatagcatccatacccttggccacattatcttccagctcgtaaaattcatcccgagcagattgcaacttctccttcgtctccacaagctcggcatacagcttagtatagttctccgtcgccaccctcgccatctcctcagaagtcttcgccgccgccacagccgcagtagccctagttttctcttcctccaaagaggcctccaacTCAgcaatcctggcagccttcagttgactaactTTGTCAAGCTCGGACCatgccttctcaagtcgggagctggtcgccccaaggggagctttcttgaactcccgagcaatggcggcatgaagactagccatccgaacacagctccgtgccatatactgaaagtgatgctccatagacgcatcatcagtagaaataaaggtctgggggagaatgtgctgctcaatccaaccaagagcgtcaaagTCCTTATCATTGAAgccggcaagctcttgagaggtcttctgtttcttggggggaggacccgaggtcgaagacggggaaaggtgaccgAGTCCGGaagtcggaggatcttgagttatagctcggaactgaggagtcgaaatggtcttcgaccgagtctgaacacccacagtaatcttctgcggagaagatcgggcagaagcctcggcctcgatattccgagcagcagcagacttcttcgaccgacgaaggaacttcatggaatcagcctgagaagacatctctacagaaacaaaagaaagggattatcacaacagAAAAAATCACCAAAATAAAGTCAAAATACTAAAGACGAaatctcaaagaggtcgggaactacctaactcggaacggagaaggcttggatctcccaacattttcttcgtatccaagtgaggtgcccgaccccataaactgctcaacacacccacaaaagcctgctccacctcatctaggctctcaaaggtatacttaaccgacactacattctcctgccaacgaagaggaaaagaaggctccccactctcatctagaaagaaaggtcggacatctccagcagcccggaccttgaaatagtagttcttaaaatcatgaaatgACTCATCgtacaaggtacaaaacttctttccggcgtttgccctaaaagagacccaagacaccttccctccacccgaccccggcttcgtcaacacaaacagataagaaaacagggaaacagaaggggagacgcccaaaaactgacacaaaagttgaaacagctttaaaaacgcccaagaattcggatggagttgcgtaggggcaaggttacaagaccaaaggacctcggactccaagtcggtaaaaggaagtcgtacacccagcttagagaaaaaacaatcgtaagcatagaagaagagcttctcagaactttctaaaggcgggaaacacactctctcctcggactccggggctactaactcataatcccgctcagactccctattctcacatatactacactccctacggaacctaactagatactcagaatctacaacagaagggacccttagaggagcaggatctacccaaccaagaccactcggaatcttggtcgacattgcttgaaacacctttcgagacataaaaatcttgcctacaaagaaagaatacaacagcaaggcaaaaatcacacaaaaagcagaaaaaacccattcagcaaaagcaaaagaaagcaaaattcttttagaaagaaaatgcggcaacccgaaacaaaataaacaggagaaaagagccccccccacatacatacaaacaaagcaatggcggcgcctcttttcggggcaacccaggcaaacagaagaaaaagaagcagaagcatatgtacacaaagaaaatgaaagacAAGAGCAAACCTGgaaagaagacgacgagctccgataCGGGGAAAACGAGAACAGCGGCGCAaaggaaaccccggaaaaacgcacagaaagaatcggagaagaagaacaaaaaagGAGCGGCGCTCAAAGGTGGCGAAAACTCAGGAAGCGGAAAAGGAACAGAACAAACGAAGAAAAAACGAGAAAAAGGGGCAAATatataatgccttcacagagtcCGAACGGAAATCAaggaagaaacggtaaaatgcaataaatgcagaaacggccatttttcgaaaatttgaaaagaaCTACTATGCCTGAGCTCGATCTCTCGAAAGGACGAACTCAGGCAGGGgcattgttcataccctgaccgagctccccaaagTCGGTCAGATcacagaaggtccgacctcatcccaaggcccacgcctgaggtcggacctcggacaaataggCTAAAGAAgacccatcaaaaggaacgtagcccaaaacctaaaggccgaaaaggcctgggaaaaggcggttccgcaaagatagaagataaaactcccaaaagataagataagataagaatatcttatccagggaagatcacgaccaactactataaatacactggagcacccaggtataactcatactctgattctactcaatatctgcttggacccatgctaacttaagcatcggagtgtcattgcaggtaccaccccccgttcaacacaccaagctcgggtcacagaacccctacctcgggccttgccagacgaccgagctatacgtttcaggtaaccctcggaacaactTATATGTTGGGTAATCTTCTGTTTTGGATATGTATTTTTAATGGGGTTCGGTTGGAGTATTATGTTGGGTTATCATGTTTTTTCTGATTTggtcaataaaataaattataagtGATGGTaacaaataaaaagataatGTCATAGTATTATGGTTCAATTTGAATCAGTTTGAtgttttaaaattatgaatttgaGTCCATGTGAGAGCTTCTTGTACTTAGTCCCAATTGTAAACTTGTTATCATAATAGAGCATTGTGTATCTCCACTTGATGACTTATATTTAATTAGATCCCaataatttatttgttgttttgTTCATGGAATCTGAGCCAGCTGGTTGATTGCTTAGTTTTGATatttattagtatatttttaccttgaattttattttcaatttatagTGCAGAAAAAATTAGCAACTGTAATAAATTAAGAGTTTTTGTATCAAAAACTGTTAGCTTGCTAATATGAGTATGTGATTATGTAATGGGTGTTTTATCTACTTGTAGTttaattaaaatgataaaaaaagtTTACTCTTGAGTGTTGTCAAACTGggttttagaatttattttatttttatgcatttattttttattgtttcttAGGAAGTGATGATGGATCGTTCTGAACAAATTAAGCTATGTGTTGGATATTACTGGATCATGAGAACGCAATCTGACACGATGATGTTGTTTCTTTTAGTtactttatatatgtatattaggaATAGAAGGAGGGGTCATTCTTCAATTGGGCGAAGAGTGAACACATTGCCATTAAGGCGAGATGCATTAGATAACATCATTGGGACGGGTGGAGATAGAAATTGCATATGGAAGTTAAGAATGAGTTTGAATGCATTTGCTAATTTGTGTGAATTGCTACAAGTTCAAGGTGGGTTAGATGATGATGGTCATGTTGGCATCGGCGAGCAAGTAGCAACTTTCTTGATTATATTAGCTCTTCATACCAAAAATCGCAGTGAACAAGTTAGGTTTTATAGGTCTGGTGAAACTGTTAGTAGGTATTTTCATAAGGTGTTAGGTTCAGTTTTGCGTGTCCAAAGTGTGTTATTTGCAAAGGCAGACCCTGTACCAGAGGATTCTATAGATCCCAGATGGAAATGGTTTAAGGTAAGGTATTGTATAAACTTTAAATTTGTATTGGTCAACTTTATTTGTATATAATAACTATTTTGTTTTGTCCATTTGATAGGGTTGTCTAGGAGCATTAGATGGCACTTACATAGATGTCACAGTCCCCAAGAGTGATAAATCTAGGTATCGGACAAGGAAATCTAGAATATCCACCAATGTCTTAGGAGTTTGTAATCGAAACATGAATTTCGTCTATGTCCTTAGCGGTTGGGAAGGATCGGTATCTGATTCAAGGGTACTTAGAGATGCCATTACTCGACGTAATGGCTTGAAAATACCTGTTGGTATGTTTAAATTAATCTCTTGATAAGTGCATTAGCTATCTATTAAAGAATTACGATATACCCCTTATAATTTTTCCATCCTTCCATTTTAGGGTCTTATTATTTAGTGGACGCTGGCTATACCAATGGTAGAGGATTTTTATCTCCTTATAGAAATGTCCGGTATCATATCAATGAGTGGACTCAAGGTCATCGTGCACCACAAAATCGTCTAGAGTTATTTAATAAGAAGCATTCATCGGCTAGGAATGTGATTGAGCGGTTCTTTGGGCTGCTTAAGAAGAGATGGGCAATTCTACGAAACCCTTCATTCTATCCAATTAGAATCCAAAGCCACATTATTATTGTGTGTTGTTTGTTACAAAATTTTATTCGTATGAACATGGATGTTGATCCCGAAAAAGATGCAACTCTTTTACCGGAGCATATACTCGTTGGAGATGCACTGTTGTTGATGAAGCCGACGTAATTGATGCTGTGGAAAGTAGCCATGAGTAGACTCAATGGCATGAGGACTTAACAACTGAGATGTGGAAAATATGGAGAGGAGAACATGGAGCGTAGAGTTTCAAATTTTTCCTAGTTTTATCATATCTGCAATTGTCGTGTACTATGAATTGTTTCTCTTGAAATTGTTTGAGTTTTTCTAAGGCGTAATGTATTTGCATACTAGGTTTAATTAGTTGTGTTCTAATTTGGTTGAAATTGTTGAATTATGTTGATATTCTACTAGTGATTATTTAAATTCTGTTGCAATTGTTAATTTATTGTAGTGTTACTCTATTACAAATCTGCTAGCCAGTATTAATTTGCTAAAATTCTGCTAGTCACTTGATATTTATTCTGTAGTTGCTGTTATTGTAAGTCTGTTGTAATGCTGATAAAGATTCTGCTGTAACTGATTTATAATTCCGATAGTAATTCCGTTGGTCTGGTGCTCTTTTTCCTTTATTGTGCAACTACATTATTCAGCATCAATGGCTTCCATACCTCGTCAGTGGACTGAACAGGAAACTGAACAATTTGTGGTCTTCATGGAGGAATTGGTTGTTGAAGGCAAGAGGGCGGATGCCGGTCAATTTAAACCCGGGGCATTTCAAAAGCTGGCAGATAAGATGAATGAGAAGTTTCCTGGATGTGGCCTCATTGTGAAGCACATCAGAAATAAACACAAGCgactaaaagaaaaatatatgtatGTGGCTGAGATGTTGGGTTGTAGCGGCTTTGGATGAAATTCGGAAAAAAATGTGTGTTGAAGTCGATAGCAAGCAAGTATTGGAAGCTTGGGGAAAGGTATGTTTTTCGTTTTTAATCACTCCTCTTGcaagatttttaaatttacaaatctgaaTTTCATTTTTGCTATGTTTATTAATGTCGACGTTGGTTTATGGTATAGGGTCGCAACGTCACCCTCTACACTCCCGGCAAGCCGTTTCCTTTGTTTGAACGTCTTGGCAATACTTTTGGTAAGGATAGAGCTACCGGTGTTGAAGCATGCAGTGGCAAAGATGCTGAAGAAGATGTTACTCCGAGATCTACATTTGCTGCGGCCACAGCTGGTGGCTTGGGATTAGGCAGCGAAGATATTGACATGGAGGATTTAGGGGCTACTAAGAGTGAATTACCCAACACCTTCTCGACTTCTTTTGCTTCATCAAGTGAGAGAAATCAAGGACGTTAATCTACAACTAAGAAAACCAATGATGCTGCAATCCTATCAAACTTGGCTAAAACTTTTAAGTCCGTAGTAGAAGATCAAGAAAAGCATGTGCAAGTACTAGCAAATGCAATGAGTGGGGTAAATGACCAAGTGAATCTGGGCAGAACTTTAAAGAGTATTGGCTTTGACACAATGGAGATTGTGCAAGTTGCAAAGAAATTTGTATAGAATCCGGAATTGAAGGCAACCTTTTGGAGTTTGGACGAGGAAAAGGCAGTATTCGTACGAGATATAATGGAAAACTTTTAGCTATTATTAGTGTTGTTGGTTTAATTAGTTGTTATCTTATTAAGGTCTATTGCTAAATACTGTGGGTACTTTGTTATAATTGAACAGGGTTTAGGTAATTGTTGTATTATTAAAGTGCAATAGCTATATATGCACCTAATTTATGCATGAATTGACTTTTATTTGTAATCTGCAATAATATGTGTTGATATTTTGGTTTATGCACCTAAGTTATGCCTCAGGtgtttattaattatattatgcAAATTTACATTTTATACTGTGCAATTATGCATTATTGCAATCAAATTCTGTAATTCTGTTGTCGATTTTCGAATGTATTGTGTAATTTTGTCCTTAAAGTTATTTACTTCTgcatatttaaaattaatttctgcATTCTGTTTGTTAATTTTCTGCACTTAGGTACAGTTGAATTTTAATTGTGCAGCTTACTTTTGCACAACAAAGTTGTGCACTTCTGTAAAATTTGAACACAACAAAGTTGTGCACTTCTGCAAAATTTGAATCAATTTTTAGGTACATTAAAATACTGCACTTCCTGTATTGATTTCATACATGATGTTTACAGCTTGAGTTTCAAATTCTCCAGTTACATATTAGTGCAATGCAAACAAAATATACTTCAAATACTCATTGCTGAAAGCAAACAACAGGCCAAATTAAATTTCAAAGAAACcacttttcattcaattttcaattcatACAATTTTCAATCATACAATTATGTTGAATCCTAAAACTATACCAATGGAACTCTTATGCTATTGTTTCTCAGATGTTTATTGTACAAATACAGTGCCacataattgaaaaaaattacaaCTTGATAAAGTAATATTTGTTCCAAAGTTGCAGTTGTCTCAAGCCGTTCAACATTTGATCCATGACCAAGTTCTGTTTGTGCATACCAACCAATTATTTGCATCTTATAAGCCAAAGCCAACCATTTCTGCTGCTGTTCATAACTGTCTGATCCTTTGATAGCAGGCACAAACATTTCTTGCAAAAAGAAATTCAATAAACACATTCAAAGATTGAAATAAGAGACAGCTTAAGCTAAATGCATTACCACAAAAAAGCATATAGCTCAAACACCAATTTCTATTCTCAAAGTATTAGCATGAATTCACTGGTAAATGGATGGATTATAAATATGGATTTCATCAACATTtccaacaataataaataataaaaagcatCAACAACATGAAGCCTAATATCAATATATAATGCATCTTTCAAGATGTCACCTAAACACTTCAATCTACTCAGGATTATAAGCTAAATACTTAAATATATTtagatcaaaattaaaatatggaTATTTGTAATTGCAAAGCATTAAGAATTGCAATACTGAGTATTGACGCAAATCAGGCCAACAACTGTAGTTAATTGCTCTTCGCCatatgaaaacaagaaaaataacaacacaaacaagtagACAGATGTTGAAGCCATCAATCGGTTGAACACAGTACACAACAAGCAAAGCAAACCCTAACTTTCATGTGTGGTTGTTTCACCAAGATAAATGAATTTATGAATAACTTGTACATGCTGTCGTTCAAGTGTTATTTCGGCATTGATTACATTGCAGCAGAAAACAAAAGgggaaagaaaaacaagaagaagaaatattcCATCCTATGAAGCACTTACCAAGTTAAGCCCAACGAACTATCATCACAACAATTGATCACCATAAAATTCTAAATATATCAAAAGTATCGACTAAAGTATCCACTAATTTGTAAAGTTTCATAAgtaaattttttcaattactactattttaaGCACCGTATTCCCAAAATTGCAGCAGCTAGATATTTCAAGGACCGTATTCCCAAAATGTGGTAAACCTTAAACCGTAAATTGCAAACTCCTAACTCTTAAAAATATAGTATAAGCTGTAAATAGATACCTGCCAAACGCGGAGGAAACGACTTCTTCTTCGACGCTAATTCAACACAGGCTTTTCATCAATGAGCCGCCTTCCTCTTTCCCTCTCGTAAACGGAACCTATCAAACACACTCGCAATAATTAATACCAACaattaagaagaagaagaagaagaagaccgCGAACCAGGGGATCGCACACGAGGGAAGAGCACCGCGAAGAAGGAGATCGCACAAGAGGGAGATTTCTAGGGGCTTGACGTTTGAGGAAGAAAGTATCACCGCGAAGAAGGAGATCGCACAAGAGGGAGATTTCTGGGGGCTTGAGGTTAGAGGGACAAAGTAGAAACCTGGAATCAATTTGGGGCTCTGCCTCTCtggattttttttcttaattattgaatttttaatttaaattaggaGGGCAAAATAGTCATTCTAATTATGTAGTGTTCTTGTGTTTTATTAACTAAACATAACATTAGACACTACACTAATGTCATGTTCATTATATGCAAACATCATACATAAACACAAATATTTAATGTCTATGTCTcaagtgtctatgtcttaatgTCTCTGTCTTAGTACATACACAAACCAAACGGAGCTTAATTTACCATAGTGACCGTACAGATAGGCGACAcgaacgcgtgctccacgcggacgcgtcgcagtgacgaaaatcagcgtgTTTGATTTCATAaccagcgaattctgggctgtttttgacccagttctcggcccagaaaatacatattagaggctataaagtgggagaatgcgTCCATTCATAAGGGAAGAATTTAGACGACTCATAATtcatttttcataatttagatgtagtttttagagagaggggttctctcctctctcttaggttttaggattaggatttcttttagttattaggattgtttcttcataccaggttcaatattcctttattttgacttctcttatacttttagatactttaatgcttttatttattcATGACTTATGTTGtcaaattggcttatgaactcttcatgttagatttggattttctatttaatgaatttttgaggtatttcagatatatgatttgtttcttttatttatgatataaataatttggatttttctccttttggctttggttgagtaattagagactcttgagttatcaaactcttttgttgattgataattggaagttgctaattgacttgaattccactaactctagtctttcgttgggaattgactaggacttgaggattcatattgatttatccactcaccttcatagttagaggttgactaagtgggagcaacgagcaattctcatcacaatcgataaggataactaggataggacttctaatttttataccttgccaagagttttcttaattattaatttatttttcttgtcatttaaattacttgttccttatttcaaaaaaaaaaaaaaactgttttccataaccaataataaattatacttccctgcaattccttgagaagacgacccgaggtttgaatacttaggttatttatttttattgggtttgcttaagtgacaaagaaacttttgtacgaaagaattctctgttggtttagaaactatacctACAgcgcgattatatttgtgaatttctttaccgatagaaatccgatcgtcactgctggaaaaaaaaaacccaGCTCGTATACGCGGTTCTTGTACGGCTCTGAGGTGGTCTCACGCCAAACCACTGGGATTGACGACTGAAGCAATAGAGCCACTTGCATCCTCCCCACTTTGCTGAGATTGCTGAGTTGCGGCCTCCAGTCTCTACATGTAGAACTCCTGTGTAACACATGTTATTATTGATTAGGACAATAGTTGTGTAGttaattgaaatttttatatCACAAGATCAAATGTTTACTCAAATAGTGATCCATAGACCGCTGATAAGCAAATCTCTCTTTGTTCTCCTTCAAAGTGTTAGTGCATTTGAAGGTCTCCGCCAATGTTGCATCGCGATCAAACGACTTCGATTACACATGGTACATTGAAACAATATATTAGGATGCCTACTAATGATATGTCAAAGAATATAACTAAGTTATAACAAAATTAGAGAAGCTACATACCAGCCTGACCTTAGCCTTCATGAAGGTCGCTAAGCCGCGGTATACTTGGATGACCTGGCTGATGCCCTGTTAGCTCTGTTTGTGAGACACCGATGTCTGAACCCCTCATCAGTCTCCCATTGAATGTACCGATCCTTCTTAATTTCTGGGCAAAGCCAGGAAATGAGGTGGTCGCGCCTCTTACATACATCCTCCAGCATTTGTTGCAGCTGCCTACCCATTCGATGGTCGTATATCTTCCTGATGAGGGCATCATGCTTCTTGTCCCATATAAAGTTCACCTGCACAAAGaaactttaaaattagttaatcaaaatacatcgtatta from Arachis stenosperma cultivar V10309 chromosome 9, arast.V10309.gnm1.PFL2, whole genome shotgun sequence encodes the following:
- the LOC130949386 gene encoding uncharacterized protein LOC130949386; amino-acid sequence: MDRSEQIKLCVGYYWIMRTQSDTMMLFLLVTLYMYIRNRRRGHSSIGRRVNTLPLRRDALDNIIGTGGDRNCIWKLRMSLNAFANLCELLQVQGGLDDDGHVGIGEQVATFLIILALHTKNRSEQVRFYRSGETVSRYFHKVLGSVLRVQSVLFAKADPVPEDSIDPRWKWFKGCLGALDGTYIDVTVPKSDKSRYRTRKSRISTNVLGVCNRNMNFVYVLSGWEGSVSDSRVLRDAITRRNGLKIPVGSYYLVDAGYTNGRGFLSPYRNVRYHINEWTQGHRAPQNRLELFNKKHSSARNVIERFFGLLKKRWAILRNPSFYPIRIQSHIIIVCCLLQNFIRMNMDVDPEKDATLLPEHILVGDALLLMKPTCCYSSMASIPRQWTEQETEQFVVFMEELVVEGKRADAGQFKPGAFQKLADKMNEKFPGCGLIVKHIRNKHKRLKEKYMYVAEMLGCSGFG